The genomic DNA TGAAAAACGGGCCTATTTACATCCAGATCGCATTGCCATTATTACAGAAGAGGAGGAAATGACATATAAGCAGTTACATGAGTATGTAAGTAAAGTAGCCGCATATTTAATTTACGAATTAAATGTGAAAAAAGGAGAAAGGATAGCTATTTTATCGCAAAATAGCTTGGAATATATTGTGCTTTTGTTTGCTATAGCAAAGGTAGAATGTATTGCTGTTCCACTAAATATACGGTTAACAGAAAATGAGCTTATATTTCAGTTGAAAGATAGTGGAACTACAGTTTTATTTGTAGAGGAAACATTTCAAAATATGGCATTGTCAATGCAGAAGGTATCGTATGTACAAAGAGTTATTTCGATTACAAGTTTAAAAGAAATAGAAGATAGAAAAATTGATAACTTTGAAGAGATAAATGAAAGCGCATCCTTTATTATATGTTATACATCAGGTACAACAGGAAAACCGAAAGGAGCTGTACTTACACAAGAAAATATGTTTTGGAATGCGCTTAATAATACATTTGCGATTGACTTAACTATGCACGACCGCTCTATTGTATTATTACCTTTATTTCATATTGGTGGAATTGGTTTATTCGCATTTCCAACTTTATTTGCAGGCGGTGTAATCATTATTCCGAGAAAATTCGAGCCAACTACAGCTCTTTCCATGATAGAAAAACATAAAGTGACTGTAGTGATGGGAGTACCTACAATTCATCAAGCATTAATAAATTGTTCAAAGTTTGAAACTACACATTTACAATCAGTTCGCTGGTTTTATAACGGTGGTGCCCCATGTCCAGAAGAGTTGATGAGAGAATTTATAGATAGAGGATTATTATTTGGTCAAGGTTTTGGTATGACTGAAACATCACCAACCGTATTTATGCTTTCGGAAGAAGATGCAAGACGTAAAGTAGGCTCAATTGGGAAACCTGTTCTGTTTTGTGAGTATGTACTTGTTGATGAAAATAAAAATAAAGTTGAGATTGGTGAAGTTGGAGAGTTACTTATAAGAGGACCAAATGTAATGAAAGAGTATTGGAATCGGCCAGATGCAACAAAAGAAGCGATTCAAGATGGTTGGTTATATACGGGAGATTTAGCTAGAGTTGATGAAGATGGTTTTGTATACATTGTAGGTAGAAAAAAAGAAATGATAATTTCCGGTGGTGAAAATATTTATCCACTTGAAGTAGAGCAAGTTATTAATAAGCTTTCTGGGGTATATGAGGTAGCGATCGTTGGTAGGCAACATGTAAAGTGGGGAGAGATTCCAATCGCTTTTATTGTGAAAAAGAGTAGCAGTGTATTAACTGAAAAAGAAGTCATTGAGCATTGTTGTTTATTTCTAGCAAAATATAAAATACCGAAAGAGATTGTTTTTCTAAAAGAATTGCCTAAAAATGCAACTGGTAAAATTCAAAAAGCACAGTTAGCAAATCAATTGAAAAGTAGGTGAAGAGATGACGATGTATAGCACGGGTCAACAGGCGTCATGTAGTAAAACAATAACAGAAACGGATTTTGTATTATTTGCAGGTTTAAGTGGGGATTTTAATCCAATTCATATTGATCATGAGTATGCGAAGCAAACTAGATTTAATCAAAGAATAGCACATGGTTTACTAACTTCTAGTCTATTATCGCAATTGCTTGGTATTCATTTACCTGGAAAAGGATCCGTTTATATGGAGCAAACTATTAAATTTACAGCGCCAGTTTTTATAGGAGATACAATTACAGCAACGGCTACAGTACAAGAATTTATAATAGAAAAGAGAGTTTTGAAATTGTTAACGGAGTGTCATAACCAAAAAGGAGATTTAGTATTAACAGGTGTAGCTACTATGATGGTGCCAAAAGAAGGAGGAGTAGTCTAATGAATATTGGGATTGAAGCGACTGGTGTTTTCTTCCCCAAAGACGTAGAGACGGCTGCAGACCTATCTAAAAAAACAGGTATCCCTGAGCACATTATTATAGAAAAGTTTGGATTATATGAAAAACATGTCGCAGATGAAACGATGCATGCATCAGATTTAGCTATTGCTGCTGCAAAGCCAATATTATTACAAGTAGATCCTCAATCTATTGATGTAGTCATTTATTTTGGCAGTCCACATAAAGATTACCACGTATGGTCTAGTGCCCCAAAAATTCAGCATGAACTTGGATTGAAAAATGCTTATGCTTTTGAAATTATGAATGTTAGTTCTTGCTTTCCAATCGCTCTCAAAGTCGCAAAAGACATGCTTTACTCCGATAACTCAATTGAAAATATATTATTAGTAGGTGGATGTAAAGAATCTCAAATTGTAGATTATGATAATCCACGCTCGCGTTTTATGTTTAATTTCGCTGATGGTGGAAGTGCAGCTTTAGTGAAAAAAGACGCTAAAAACGGTGAAATATTAGAAAGTGCGATTATAACGGATGGTTCATTTCATGAAGATGTTCGTATCCCAGCTGGTGGATCGAAGCAGGTTGCGAGCTATGATACAGTTGAGAATCGACAACATTATATTGATGTAATAGATCCTATTAATATGAAAGAACGTTTAGACCGGGTTTCAACTCCTAATTTCGACAAGGTGATTCGGGAGGCGTTAAGAAAAAGTGGATATACTCCTAAAGATATTAAAGTATTGTTACCATTGCATACAAAACGTTCTATGTTAATAGAATTGATACAGGGGCTAGGGCTAGCGGAAGAACAAGTCGTATATTTAGATCATTATGGGCATATGTCAGCGCTTGATCCGTGTATTGGCTTACACTTTGCAAATGAACAAGGAAAATTACAGGCCGGAGATATTGCAGTAGTAGTTAGTGCAGGGACTGGGTATACGTGGGCAGCTACTGTGATTAGGTGGTAGTAAAGATGAATTTTATCAAAAAAATTATATGTTGTTTTTTCATTGTTACTGTGAGTCTAGGGATATTTGCTTCTTTAGGAAGTGCCTCTGCTGTAAAATATGTGAAATCATGGGGGAGTGAGCTAGATACTTTTAAGTTATTAAGGACACCAGTGGCGATGGCAAGGGATGCAAAAGGATTTTTGTATGTTGTTGATATGGGGAATAATAGAATTTTGAAAATAGATAAGAATGGAGAAGTTGTTGATGCTATAGGAACTTTAGGTGAAGGTCCGGGACAGTTTAATATGCCATTTGGTATTGCTGTTGATAAAGAAGGTAATATTTTAGTTGCGGATACAGCGAATTATCGTATTCAAAAATTTAATGAGGAGTTTCAATTTATTAAAAGTTGGGGTAGGAAAGGTAAAGGAAGTGAGCAGTTCTCGTTTCCTAGGGAAATTGCAGTAGATAGCGATAACAATTACTATATTACGGATGAATACAATCATCGTATTCAAAAATATAGCCCAGATGGGCAGTTTATTCAAACAATAGGGAGTTATGGAAAGGCGAATGGAAAAATGGCTTTACCACAAGGAATCGCGATAAATAAACAAGACGAGGTCTATATTGCAGACACATATAACAATCGTATTCAAGTGTTTGATAAAAAAGGAGAGTTTCAGCGAGTAATCGGAACAGGAATTGCAGGATTAGGTCCATATCAATTCTACCATCCAAGAGGAATAAATTTTGACTCAACATCTGGATCGCTATATGTAGCAGATACATATAACAATCGGATAATGAAATTTACAAATAAAGATCAATTTTTATATACAGTAGGTAACTTTCCACAGTTTGTTTATCCTAATCAAGTTCTTCCGGATGGTAAAGGGAATATCTATATAACGGATACGGGAAATAATCGTGTGCTTTTATATAATGAGGTAGGCCTAACAGCGGTAATGAAGAAAACCATAGGTAATGAAAGGAATGGAAATACACAATATGCAGGACCTTATGATGTTGAAAGAGACACGAATGGAAATGTTTTTGTATCTGATTCCTTTAATCATCGAATATTGAAATATGATATATCTGGGAAGATTGTTGGGAAGTGGGGAAGTTTATTTGGTATTGGTGGGCCACTTGGGTTTGGAAGTCTTCCAGGGCAATTTTTTGTTCCAAGACAAATTGCAACGGATCGTTACAATAATGTGTATGTATCTGATTCTGTAAATCATCGCATCCAAAAATTCACTAATTCAGGAATAGTGCTTGCTTCATATGGCTCATTTGGAGTATTACCAGGTTTTTTTCAATTTCCATCTGGAATAGCAATTGATAGTAAAGGAAACATATTTATAGCTGATGCAGAAAATCATCGTATTCAAAAATTCAATCCATTCTTTGTATATATGAAAGAATGGGGGAGAAAGGGAAGTGGAGAGGCAGAGTTTTTTCAACCTATGCAATTAGCAATTGATTCAAAAGATAATGTTTATGTTGTTGATCGGATTAATAATAGGATTCAAAAATTTGATAATGAGGGTAAATTTATTACAAAATGGGGTACAAATCATGGGGCTGGAAACTTAGATCCACTAGAAAATTGGAGAGAGGGTCCAGGAGATCTTTTTTTGCCAATAGGGATTGAAATCGATATAAATAATACGGTTTATGTCACAGATACTTCTAATAATCGTGTGAATATTTATAATGAAAATGGGGATTTTTTAGAGTTTTTTGGAAGTTTTAATGGTATGTCAGGACAGTTTTTCTCACCACAAGGAATAGATGTAGATAGCCAAGGAAATATAATTATTACAGATGGTTTACTCCAAAGAATTCAATTTTTTAAGAAAGCTAATTAATATTGGAGACTCAAAACACTTGTTAGAAAGGATAGAAGTTTAATAGAGTGGGAGTGCGGAATATGTAGGAATAAAATATTTATATCAAATTGTAAAGGGGTTTAATGGAAAGCGGAGAAGATACATTTATGCTAACAATCTTGTCTATATTATTTGAAGAAAAAGTCATAATTACGGGTAGATAACTTTGGCGTGTTTGACTCTATCAGAAAGTAAAGTGTGGGGAGGATCACAATGTCGATGAAAAAACGTAAATGGCTAAGAATGGTGGCTACTGGTTGTGTTTTAGGTTCGTTATTAATAACGGCAGCTTGTTCAGGAAAGAAAACAAGTACAGAGGATGAAAAGACGATTAAGGTAGGGGTTCTTGCTTCGTTAACAGGTCCATTAGAATCATATGGAAAACAAACAGTGAACGGATTTGAATTAGGGTTAGACTATGCCACGGGCGGCACTGGGAAAGTGGAAGGGAAGAAGATTAAGTTTGTTGTAGAAGATACGGAAACGAAAGCAGAGGTAGCGGTTAAAAAAGCTACGAAGTTATTAGAAGAAGAGAAAGTCGATTTTTTAGTCGGATCGTCTAGCTCAAGTGATACATTAGCAGTTTTACCATTAGCTGAAGAATATGAAAAAATAATGGTCGTAGAACCGGCAGTTGCTGATAGTATTACCGGAAAGAATTGGAATAAGTATGTTTTTAGAACAGGAAGAAGCTCTTCGCAAGATGCGATTGCAGGAGCAGCTGCAATTGCAAAAAAAGATGTAAAGATTGCGACGTTTGCCCCGGATAATGCATTTGGCCGTGAAGGAATTGCGGCATTTAAAGCTGGAGCGAAGAAGTTAGGGGCAAATATTGTAAACGAGCAATACGCAGATACAAATTCGACTGACTTCACTGCAAATATTCAAAATATCATTAGCTCAAAACCAGATTATTTATTTATCGTTTGGGCAGGGGCAAACTCACCTTGGAAACAGTTAAAAGATATGAATGTGGAAGCGCAAGGTATTAAAATTTCTACAGGTGCACCAGATATACCGGCATTAAAAACGATGGATGCGTTAGTAGGAATGCAAGGGTTTTCTGTTTATTATCATACACTCCCGAAAAATAAGGTGAATGATTGGTTAGTGGAAGAACATAAAAAACGATTTAATGGTGCGGTGCCAGATTTATTTACAGCAGGAGGAATGTCAGCGGCAATTTCAATTGTAGAAGCTTTAAAGAAAACAAAAGGTGATACAGATGTAGATACATTAATTAAGAAAATGGAAGGAATGGAATTTGATACACCGAAAGGAAAGATGAAGTTTAGAGAAAAGGATCACCAAGCGATGCAGACACTGTATTCTATCACATTGAAAAAGCAAGATGGTGTTGATTATCCAGTGCCAGTATTAGAGCGAGAATTAACGATGAAAGAGACAGAACCACCAGTTCAAAATAAATAGACTGAATTTTCTGTTGTTTTTGTATAAAGAGGGGCACACCCTCTTTATACGTATTTCTTTCATACTTAAATCTTTATAGGGAGGGATTTCGTGACACATTTGCTTGAAACGAAAAATCTTAGCGTATCTTTTGGTGAGCATCATGTTATTAAGGATGTGAATGTAACAGTACAAAAAGGAAAGCTCATTTCCATTATTGGACCAAATGGTGCAGGAAAGACAACGCTATTTAATTTACTAAGTGGACAAATTTCTCCAACAAAGGGTGAAGTATATTTTAAAGGACAAGAGATTACAAAGTTATCAATTTCAGATCGAACGCGATTAGGAATTGGTCGTTCTTTTCAACTTACAAATATATTCCCAGAGTTAACGGTACTTGAAAATGTTCGTTTAAGTGTTCAATCATTCGTGCAAGATTACTATAGTTTTTTTCCGAGTTTGGCAAAATTTAAGCAACAAGTTGGAGAGGCGAGACGTTTCTTAAAAACAGTATTACTTCAGGAGAAAGAACATGTATTAGCGAAAGATTTAGCGCATGGAGAAAAACGAAAGTTAGAGCTTGCGATGTTATTAGCTTTGAAAACGGATGTGTTACTACTTGATGAGCCGACGGCAGGTATATCAGTTGAAGAGGTACCGGCTATTTTACAAGTAATTGAAAATATTAAGAAACATCCAGAGAGTACAATTGTACTGATTGAACATAAAATGGATATGGTACTAGGTTTGTCAGACCATCTTATCGTTTTATTTCATGGAGAGTTATTGGCTGAAGGTTTGCCCGAAGAGATTATGAAAGATGAGCGTGTACAAAGTGCTTATTTAGGGGGATTATATAGTGGCACTATTACAAGTGAATAATATAGAGACGTATTTAGATCAGTTTCATATTTTACAAGGGGTATCTCTTGCTGTTGAGAAAGGGACGATTACTGTACTGTTTGGAAGAAATGGTGCAGGAAAGACTACGACATTACGTTCGGTTATGGGATTCCACCATATCGCACAGGGTGAAATTTATTATGATAGTACACAAGTAAATGGACTATCTACACATTTAATTTCAAGAAAAGGAATAGGGTATGTACCAGAAAATCAAGGTATTTTTCACGATCTGACAGTAGAAGAAACATTCGCTCTTGCCAGAGGGAAGGGCAAAGAAGCGGAAGAGAAAATTGAGTGGATGCTTGAACTATTTCCAGATTTAAAGCAGTTTTGGCATAAAAAAAGCGGACTATTAAGCGGAGGACAAAAGCAAATGCTAGCAATTTCAAGAGCATTTATTAATAGTGATGGTTTATTACTTATTGATGAGCCGAGTAAAGGCTTGTCCCCCATAATGATAGAAAAGTTAATGATAGCCATTTTAAAAATGAAGGAGAAAACAACAGTTTTACTCGTTGAACAAAACTTTATGATGGCTAGTCAAATTGGTGATTACTTTTATATTATGGATAACGGAAGAATGGTTCATAACGGTTTTATGCATGAATTAAAAGAGGATAAGGAAATGTGTCACAAATATTTAGGAATCTCTTAACATGAATCCGGGGTGAGAAGGATGGATGTGTTAATCAATTTATTTGTAAATGGGATTTCAACAGGGATGCTCATTTTTTTATTAGCATCAGGTCTTTCACTTATTTTCGGTTTAATGAGCGTTCTAAACTTCGCACATGGTGGTTTATTTGCGTGGGGAGCGTTTACAGGTGTTTGGCTATTTAATATGACAGGTAGTTATGTATTAGCATTAATTGGAGCAATTGCTATGGGGATGTTTCTTGGATTCATTTTAGAAAGATTCCTTATTAGACCAGTATATGGAAATCATGTTCGCCAGCTTCTTGTGACGCTTGGAGGAATGCTTGTACTTAGTGAATGTATTAAAGTATTTTGGGGACCAAATCCAATTGGGGCAAAGTTACCGTTATGGCTACAAGGAAGTTTTACATTCGAAGGCGTTATATTAATTAAATATCGTCTATTTGTTATTTTAATTGGGATTATTATTTACGTTGCCTTACTAGTATTGCTCAAAAAAACAAAGATAGGTCTTATGATACGCGCAGGTGTAATGGATAAAGAGATGGTTCAAGCGCTCGGTATTAACGTAAAAGGGATATTTTCTTTCGTCTTTTTATTAGGAGCAGGGATGGCAGCGTTGGGAGGTTTCTTATTAGCACCGTATTCAGGTGTTATTTTCGCCGAAATGGGTATGCAGTATGCGATTTTAGCTTTCATAGTAGTAATCATTGGAGGATTAGGAAGCGTACAAGGTTCAGCAATCGCTTCTTTAATTGTCGGATTAGCTGGTGCTTTTACAGCGTATTTTATACCGGATTTATCACTTGCAATCAATATGTTAATGTTACTATTTTTCTTAATAGTGAAGCCAAATGGACTTGTTGGTGAAAAGGGGTGAAATGGTGAACAGCACATCAAATCGAATTAAAGTATACTTCGGAGTATGTATGCTCATTTGTTTAAGTGTATTTCCATTCGTAAATGATTCACGGAGCTTGTTAATTTTGTTCACTCAAATCTTCATCTTTGCTATTTTTGCAATGAGTTTTGATGTATTGCTTGGATATACAGGAATTGTATCGTTCGGCCATTGTATGTTCTTTGGTATAGGAGCATATGGAGTAGCACTTTTATTTGATCGGCAAGGAGTATCCATAACGAACTTTTTAATAGGGATAGTAGCTGCAATTATCATTTCAGCAATTGTTAGTTATATAATCGGTTTGCTTTCTTTACGGCTGAAAAGTCATTTTTATGCAATGTTAACACTTGCTATTTCACAGTTGTTTTTCGTACTTGCTGAAAAATGGCGTGGGCTCACTCACGGAGGGGATGGTTTTACATTTGGTGTACCAGACTTATTCCGTGATCGTTTTACGTTTTATTATGTAACACTTATATGTTTAATTGTCATTTTTATTCTGTTACGTCTTTTCACAAAATCTTCTATTGGAAAAGTATTAAAGGCAATTTCGCAAAATGAGCAACGTGTTGAAGCATTAGGATATAAAGTTCTTCATTATAAAATTATTGCTAGTATTGTTGCAGGAGTAGTAGCTGCAATTAGCGGTGGTTTATTTGTTATTACACTGCGCTTTGTTAATACAACTGTATTTTCAATTGAAATGACATTAAATGCATTATTGATGACAATGATTGGAGGCGTTGGAACGTTAATAGGAGCAATTGCTGGGGCTGGAATTATTGAATCACTGAAATATTATTTATCAGAACTAGCTACAGAGTATCCGATTTTTGAACGATGGACGATTATTCTTGGTTTATTGTACATTATCGTATTGCTAGCTTTTCCGAAAGGATTAGTTGGTACGGTTAAGAGGTTGAAGAATATGAAACGGAGTAAGAAGGAGAAAAGTGCAGAAGTGGAGCAAAACGTGTGAAAAATTGATTACATACACCAATAAAAATCCCTCTTTTAGATTCGTAAAGGAGGGATTTTTATTGGTGTATGTAATTAGTTAGTTTGATAGCTATTCTATTAATCAAATAGTTCATCAGGGATTTGTTTTAAAGAGTTTTGATTCGTAAAGAAATGAACAGCTAATTTCTCAACTGGAACATCTTCAATTGGTTCCAATTTATCATTTCTAATCGGTAAAAAGGCTATTCCGTTGCCATCGTTTATAAAATCTTCAATGAGTGAATAAGAATCTAATTGTTGAAGTTGATGCTGAGATAGATTATTTTCTTTTAGAAATTGTATAGTCTTATTTCTAAAAGGGCACTTTTTGTCATTGCTAACGAAGAAGAGTTCCTTTGAAAAGTCAATGGTACACTTTTCTTTCGCTTTTAATAAGCCTATAGAAATTGAAGTGGAAAATCCTTTTTTAAACGCTGTGTTCGGGTAATCCTCATAAGTAATGACCATATCAACTTTTTGTTGCTGCAGTAATTTTTGCAAATGACTACTATTTTCTACATATATTTGATAATTCCTGAAATTTTCTTTAATGCGCTTACTTAAATAATTAGTCAAAATAGATTGTGACGTCGCGATTATATAAGAAGAACCACTCGTTTTAATTTTATCTTTCACTTCTTCTACTAGAGTTAATATTTGATTCGTGTAGTCTAATAAAATGTCACCAGAAGGTAATAAGGAAACGCCTTTGTTATCTCTATGTAGTAAAGGTGTTTCTAACTCTTGTTCTAATTTTTTGATTCGCTCAGTTACGTTCGGTTGAACATATCCCAACTCTTTAGCAGCTTTACTAATAGAACCTTCGCTAGCTACAGTTTTGAATATAATAAGATCATTTATTTCCATTTATCACAGCCCCTTATACGATATCATTATAAATGATACCAAACATAATTTATACCTATTTTACGTTAGCCAGTCATCGGTTTATCATTGTGTATATAAGATTGAAAGTGAGTGATAAACATGATTGGAATGCAATATAAGGTCATTTTGCCGAAAGATTATGATATGGAGATTATTAAGAAGAGGGTAAAGGATAATGGGTATAAAACTGATGATTTTCAAGACCTAAATTTTAAAGCCTATTTAATTACTGAGGCAGGTAAGGACGGGAATTTCTATAACTGTTATGCACCTTTATATATTTGGAATGGTCATGAAGGGATGAATAAATTCATATTTGAAGGGTATTACGATAATATTTTACAATCGTTTGGGTGGCAACAAATAAATATAGGCGTTCCATTAGTTGTCAATGTAAAGGATGATTTTAAGAAATGTAGATATGTTGTTGAATATGAAGGAAGTATTTCTCAAAGTGAATCATTGATTGGGACTCAATCTACCATTATGGATCAAAATGTAGAAAATTGTTTAGGTAATGTAAAAGTATATAATCCAGATAAGTGGGGATATAGTCAGTTTAATTTTTATGAAGAGAAGCCTGACATTACAGCGAATAAGGGTGTTACAATATATGAGATTTTACACATTTCACGATAAAATTTGGTTCCAAATTAAAAATAAGAAAAGGAATGAAAATCTATGCCCTTTGTGAATATTCATTATCCTGAAAACATATTAAATAAAGAAGGGTTGAAAAAGATAGGTGAATGTATCCATCTTTCATTAATTGAACATTTTAACATCCCTGAAAATGATTACTTTCAAATGTTTTTACCTTATCAAAAAAATCAATTTTTATATAATCCATATTATTTGTTGGAAAGAGGAGAAAAGAGAATATGATTTATGTTTCTATTACATGTGGACCTGGAAGAACAGTGCAACAGAAAAAAAGTTTGTATCAATCTGTATCCTTAAAGATTTCGGAATGTTCCGACGTAAGAGGTTCAGACGTTTTTATTACACTAAATGAGACAGTTGCTGAAAATTGGTCATTTGGTCAAGGGATGGCACAACTGGTAAAAATGAAGGGAGCAAAATGATGAATGAACCAATTGAATTTTATATTCAAAAGAAAATGAGAGAAATAGCACCTGCATTTGCTCAGTATAGTGAAAAGATATTGTTTGAGGAAGTGTGGCGTGATGCTACTTTAACATTAAGAGAAAGAAGTTTATGTACTGTGTCGGCACTAATCAGTCTCGGTAATACGGAACAATTACCATTTCACTTGAAGTTAGCTAAACAAAATGGGATTATGGAGAATGAATTGGTTGCATTAATAACACATATGGCTTTTTACGTTGGTTGGCCAAAAGCTGTGGCAGCTTTAAATATAGCAATGAATGAAATGGAAAGTTAAGAATAACGATAAGAAAGCATTCATTTGAACATGAATGCTTTCTTATCGTTATTTATGCAATACTCTAATAAGATATTTTTCACTTTTTCTCTTGCTTTTTTATCACTTGCGTAGTAAAGTGATAGTAAGATTCACGATAGGAAGTGATCAAACATGCGTGATAATACGATAGGATCATTAATATGGTTACGTTTAATACGATTTACGAACCAAAGTAATCAGATGTCAAATGAGTTTTTAAAACGTTTTGATTTAACGACAGCTCAATTTGATGTGCTTTTGCAAATACGTACGTATCAGCCGCTAACACAAATGGAGTTAGCTGAAAAGGTAACTGTTACACAAGGCGGTATTTCTAGAATGTTAACTCGTCTTGAAAAAGAAGGATATATTGTACGAAAACAAGATTGGAAAACGAAAACAATTAGTCTTACAGAGCAAGGAGAAGGGGCCTTAGAGAAAGCATTGCCAGAGCAACTTGCATTTCAATCTTCGTTTTTTGATGATGTATTAAATGAAGAAGAGCAGAAAATATTATACGAGCTAATGACGAAAGTTCATAAGCATAGTGAAAAAAAAGAATTACCGCAAGAGTAATTTTTTTTACAACATCAATTGACTAATCAAGTGATGTTGTAAGTAATAGAGAAACATTTGAATTACCAACGTTTTTAGAAGAGAAACTAATAGGACATCATTAAAGGAGAGAGTAATTATGGAAAAATACCGTATGGATACAAGTAAAGGAATGGAGTTTGGATTATATTCAATTGGGGATCACGTTTTAAATCCGCATAATGGAGAGAAAATTAGTGCAGAACAAAGAATTCATGAATTAATTGAAACAGCTAAGTTAGCAGATGAAGCTGGACTTGATGTATTTGCTGTCGGGGAAAGTCATCAAACGCATTTTACAACGCAGGCTCATACAGTTATTTTAGGAGCTATTGCACAAGCTACGAAAAATATAAAAATTGCAAGTTCAGCAACGATAATAAGTACTTCTGACCCGGTACGAGTATATGAGGACTTTGCTACAATTGACTTAATTTCTAATGGACGTGCAGAAATTGTGGCTGGTCGTGGATCACGTATTGGGGGATATAGTTTACTTGGTTATGACGTAAATGATTATGAAGAGTTATTTGAAGAGAAGATGGATCTTTTATTAAAAATTAATAAAGAGGAACATGTAACATGGAATGGACAGTTTAGAGCACCGCTTGCACATGCATCGGTTATTCCAAGAGCTAAAAATAATAACTTACCAATTTGGCGTGCAGTTGGTGGCCCACCAGCTAGTGCGATTAAAGCGGGACGCGCGGGTGTACCAATGATGATAACAACACTAGGTGGTCCAGCTATTAACTTTAAAGGATCAGTAGATGCTTATCGTGAGGCGGCTGCGCAAAGTGGATTCAATCCAACAAGTTTGCCAGTTGCAACTACAAGTTTATTTTATACAGCAAAAAATTCACAAGATGCATTTAGCGAATACTATCCTCATATTAATGCTGGTATGCTTACACTACGCGGTGGTGGGTATCCGAAAGAACAATTTACAAATGCAGTAGATTACCGTGACGCATTAATGGTTGGTAGCCCGCAACAAATTATTGAAAAAATGCTTTACCAATATGAATTGTTTGGGCAACAACGTTTTATGGCACAAATTGATTTTGGTGGTGTACCACTTAATCAATTTGAGAAAAACATCGAATTAATTGCTACTGAAATTTTACCGGCTG from Bacillus basilensis includes the following:
- a CDS encoding 3-oxoacyl-ACP synthase — translated: MNIGIEATGVFFPKDVETAADLSKKTGIPEHIIIEKFGLYEKHVADETMHASDLAIAAAKPILLQVDPQSIDVVIYFGSPHKDYHVWSSAPKIQHELGLKNAYAFEIMNVSSCFPIALKVAKDMLYSDNSIENILLVGGCKESQIVDYDNPRSRFMFNFADGGSAALVKKDAKNGEILESAIITDGSFHEDVRIPAGGSKQVASYDTVENRQHYIDVIDPINMKERLDRVSTPNFDKVIREALRKSGYTPKDIKVLLPLHTKRSMLIELIQGLGLAEEQVVYLDHYGHMSALDPCIGLHFANEQGKLQAGDIAVVVSAGTGYTWAATVIRW
- a CDS encoding 6-bladed beta-propeller; translation: MFASLGSASAVKYVKSWGSELDTFKLLRTPVAMARDAKGFLYVVDMGNNRILKIDKNGEVVDAIGTLGEGPGQFNMPFGIAVDKEGNILVADTANYRIQKFNEEFQFIKSWGRKGKGSEQFSFPREIAVDSDNNYYITDEYNHRIQKYSPDGQFIQTIGSYGKANGKMALPQGIAINKQDEVYIADTYNNRIQVFDKKGEFQRVIGTGIAGLGPYQFYHPRGINFDSTSGSLYVADTYNNRIMKFTNKDQFLYTVGNFPQFVYPNQVLPDGKGNIYITDTGNNRVLLYNEVGLTAVMKKTIGNERNGNTQYAGPYDVERDTNGNVFVSDSFNHRILKYDISGKIVGKWGSLFGIGGPLGFGSLPGQFFVPRQIATDRYNNVYVSDSVNHRIQKFTNSGIVLASYGSFGVLPGFFQFPSGIAIDSKGNIFIADAENHRIQKFNPFFVYMKEWGRKGSGEAEFFQPMQLAIDSKDNVYVVDRINNRIQKFDNEGKFITKWGTNHGAGNLDPLENWREGPGDLFLPIGIEIDINNTVYVTDTSNNRVNIYNENGDFLEFFGSFNGMSGQFFSPQGIDVDSQGNIIITDGLLQRIQFFKKAN
- a CDS encoding o-succinylbenzoate--CoA ligase, which encodes MQGIAYWIEKRAYLHPDRIAIITEEEEMTYKQLHEYVSKVAAYLIYELNVKKGERIAILSQNSLEYIVLLFAIAKVECIAVPLNIRLTENELIFQLKDSGTTVLFVEETFQNMALSMQKVSYVQRVISITSLKEIEDRKIDNFEEINESASFIICYTSGTTGKPKGAVLTQENMFWNALNNTFAIDLTMHDRSIVLLPLFHIGGIGLFAFPTLFAGGVIIIPRKFEPTTALSMIEKHKVTVVMGVPTIHQALINCSKFETTHLQSVRWFYNGGAPCPEELMREFIDRGLLFGQGFGMTETSPTVFMLSEEDARRKVGSIGKPVLFCEYVLVDENKNKVEIGEVGELLIRGPNVMKEYWNRPDATKEAIQDGWLYTGDLARVDEDGFVYIVGRKKEMIISGGENIYPLEVEQVINKLSGVYEVAIVGRQHVKWGEIPIAFIVKKSSSVLTEKEVIEHCCLFLAKYKIPKEIVFLKELPKNATGKIQKAQLANQLKSR
- a CDS encoding MaoC family dehydratase translates to MTMYSTGQQASCSKTITETDFVLFAGLSGDFNPIHIDHEYAKQTRFNQRIAHGLLTSSLLSQLLGIHLPGKGSVYMEQTIKFTAPVFIGDTITATATVQEFIIEKRVLKLLTECHNQKGDLVLTGVATMMVPKEGGVV
- a CDS encoding substrate-binding domain-containing protein, which gives rise to MSMKKRKWLRMVATGCVLGSLLITAACSGKKTSTEDEKTIKVGVLASLTGPLESYGKQTVNGFELGLDYATGGTGKVEGKKIKFVVEDTETKAEVAVKKATKLLEEEKVDFLVGSSSSSDTLAVLPLAEEYEKIMVVEPAVADSITGKNWNKYVFRTGRSSSQDAIAGAAAIAKKDVKIATFAPDNAFGREGIAAFKAGAKKLGANIVNEQYADTNSTDFTANIQNIISSKPDYLFIVWAGANSPWKQLKDMNVEAQGIKISTGAPDIPALKTMDALVGMQGFSVYYHTLPKNKVNDWLVEEHKKRFNGAVPDLFTAGGMSAAISIVEALKKTKGDTDVDTLIKKMEGMEFDTPKGKMKFREKDHQAMQTLYSITLKKQDGVDYPVPVLERELTMKETEPPVQNK